One Aegilops tauschii subsp. strangulata cultivar AL8/78 chromosome 2, Aet v6.0, whole genome shotgun sequence genomic window, TATTATTGCGACCAAGATTGTCACTAGGAATTGCGGGCCCTGACTTGAAATACGATAGGAAGCCTTGAAATTGGAAAGCATAAACGTCGTTCTAGTTTAGATAGACTAGTCAGCAGCACGGGCTAATTTTGGAGACATGCTACAATAGAAGTACCAATGccatttattaatttttatttttaaattaCAGGGAATTATAATCTATAATATTAGTATTGAAAACATGGAAAATTTGTTTTCTTAGCATGAAAAATATTCATAAGAAACGTTACCAAAGACACATTGATTTATTGGATGCAATGTTTTAAATAGCGGGCTATTGCCAAATAGCGGCGGACCTCAAAATCAGCTATAGCGGAGTTATagcgggctatagcaggctataGCGGGTTATTTGTACATGGGACTATTTAGCGGCACCCTGCTGAAAAGGCTATATAGCGGGTTATAGCGAAGCTATAGCCGGCTATTTAAAACATTGATTGGGTGCCATGCTTAAGGTGTTGGAAACCTTGTGGAAATAGGTAAATACATCTTGGATCAAGATACATCTGCTTGTATCACCAAAGAAGGATCGATTTTCAGAGACCCGTAAATTGGGAGCTTGATATATTCCACATTTCTTACATATTTATTGGGAGCTTGATATATTTGTTTTCAAATCAGAGTGTTGCCACTATATACGTCCCATTTTAGTTAGGGATTTCCTACCATCGACGTTTTTGGTAATTTTGTTATCACAAACTTACCACGTCACAAAAAAAAATGTAGAAAATTGACTTACATTTTGCCCTCTCCTAACAATTACATAAAAGTTAGCTACACTCATACTTCAAGATACATGTCATCATAGGTGAGCATGGTGATGGCCAAGATTAATGAGGCCGCAGCAGTAGGTGGTGTGATGGACATGAGCAAGCTTCTCAAGTCATTCACATGTGACATTGCGTGCCGCATCGTGTCGGGAGAATACTTCCTAAAAGAAGGACGAAGAAAGTTGTTCCAGGAGCTCACTAGCGAAACATCACATCTGCTAGGAGGGTTCAACATGGAGAAGTTCTACCCAACATTGGCTAGGGTAGGAGTAGGACTGCTTAAGAAGAACATTAGTGCAAAGGCTGAGAGAGTGAAAAATAGATGGGATGATCTGCTGGACAAGGTGATCGATGATCATGATAGCAAGGACAAGTCAATGTTAGATTACAACTGTGGCAATTTCATAGACATTCTATTATCTATTCAGATGGAGTATGGTCTCACAAGAGAGCACATGAAAGCTCTCCTAATTGTAAGTAAAAATAGTACCTTCAAAATTATATTGttgattaaaaataaataaataaatatgtaTATATTATAGTGTCCTAATTAGTTGATATCCCCAGGATGTACTTTTCGGTTCAATAGAGACGATGTCTAACACTCTGGAATTCACATTGGCTGAGATCGTGAGGAGCCCCCGCCTGATTGGGAAGCTACAAGAGGAGGTAAGGAGTATCATACCCAAGGGACAAGAACTTGTCAGCGAAGCTGACATTAACAAGATGGCATACCTAAGAGCAGTCATAAAGGAGTCACTCCGACTTCATCCTGTTGCGCCTTTACTTGCTCCACACTTGGCTATGGCTGACTGCAACATCGATGGGTACATGGTTCCTGCTAAGACACATGTCTTGATCAATGTATGGGCCATTGGTAGAGACTCTAGCTGTTGGGAAGACGCTGAAGAGTTCATACCAGAAAGATTTATAGATGAAGGCAGTGATGTGGGTGTCAATTTCAAGGGGAATGATTTCCAGCTCTTGCCATTTGGGGCAGGACGCAGGATGTGCCCTGGTATAAACCTCGGAATCGCCACCGTCGAGCTTATGTTGGCAAACTTGATGCACCATTTCGACTGGGAACTGCCGCTTGGGGTTGAGAGAAAAGACATCAATATGACAGAGGTGTTTGGGCTAACTGTGTGCCGGATGGAGAAACTATTGTTAGTTCCCAAATCATGCATGTAGCTGGATGGATAAATTCTTCAAATCTAAGTATTTTGTGATACCGGTATATTGTTGCGAAATAATTAATGATGGCAGAGGCGTTGCTCCTCTTAATGATGCCATCATCCTGGGGCTGTTGACATCCGAGATTACCACCCCATCAGCTTGGTGCGTAGTTTTGGGAAAAATTCTTTAAAAGCTGATGGCCATTGGAGCAATAATATTGTcgatgtacaaaagtaggggcacacctttgtacccatttacttgtgcacggacagtcggagccgcgcgtcacggccacactaagcagggcagaggaggggagccggagagaagccgaagcacaagatggccaaggcaacgccaagaccaaagataccaaagagcgagagggtgaggtggactcccccggcaaggcccttgccgaggcagcctccgcggccccggcaagagccttgccggggcaacttgcccgatgctaacagagcgagccacccttgagcccacgggttccaactcaaccaaccacattggaactagggctcgggaggcacctccgtggtagcatgcaaatctttgtcaagaccatagcgAAATGAGATCAGATAAGAACCAGAaaacggcgaccctcggcgggatccttgccgaggagatccacaagaccgccggcaagcgccttgccggggacgactgcaacgccacggcaagacccttgccgggcccccggcaaggcccttgtcgagggcgtcagcggggccacagccaggcccgcgtcgaccaagactccaccgccgtccccaagcagctgctagctcaaccagctgggcaggcacctgcgtgctCAGCAAACacatgcgtggtggcatgcagatcttcgtgaagaccctaccaccacaccacctcagctgcctacctgcctacatggcgccgcatgcaccgctggcctgggcgtgtgtcgaagcaaggcgaggcggcaacggacaggacgggcctcgttcccatccccaataaagctaagggacacctaagctacgcattaaatgtgtctttgTCCTGTAACACGAGCCATAAGCTTGCAGCACTGTAGGTCTTTTCACCTCTTGTGtaccactgtggcagccccttccgactataaaaggaggcccttggcatactggagagggattcggctcttttgaactacgcagccaccatagctagttcgagagctcaagaactctctcaaatacacaccaaagcaggactaggatattacgcatcctcgcgccccgaacctgggtaaacgatccttgtgttgactgctaatcctgctcttctcacaaccccgcgccctggcaaccgtagtagggattcttgtgatcccataggtgtcgtttcccaccaacatctttggcgcgccaggtaggggcgcaattgtgagaacctggtctagtagttaacctagcagttcttcatcgccatggcctCTAAAGAAGAAGACGACCAGGAGAAAACTACGCCGCCTGCAAGCGCGAAGGATGCTAGCgcggcaacagaaaagctaagtcatccAGAGCCTTGAGGAATTTCCTTTTATACATGAGTTTATTGTCCTCGGAGATCCTGCCTATGTATGAAAAACCCGCACgtaaaggggccctcccgcaattggcaacgcccttgttctgtttcgagtccgctcaacagctcaagcggccgcgtcaagagtggcagggtagccttctgCACTAgccaacgctctcgattctgactcgagtcaagctcgacaggtCGAGCGGACGCGTTAAGGGCGGTGGggtggtttgcccggcagcaagcgtacccggcaggccaatggggatctgtcct contains:
- the LOC141041909 gene encoding indole-2-monooxygenase-like gives rise to the protein MAGLVMLEMLPRAWFLFLFPLFLLFRYYYCFTVNGKTGKGQQRESRLPPSPPVLPIIGHLHLVGSLPHVSLRDLAARHGCDGLMLLRLGAVPALVVSSPRAAEAVLRTHDHVFASRPRSMVADIILYGSSDIAFAPYGEHWRQAKKLLTNHVLSVKKVESLRTVAMEEVSMVMAKINEAAAVGGVMDMSKLLKSFTCDIACRIVSGEYFLKEGRRKLFQELTSETSHLLGGFNMEKFYPTLARVGVGLLKKNISAKAERVKNRWDDLLDKVIDDHDSKDKSMLDYNCGNFIDILLSIQMEYGLTREHMKALLIDVLFGSIETMSNTLEFTLAEIVRSPRLIGKLQEEVRSIIPKGQELVSEADINKMAYLRAVIKESLRLHPVAPLLAPHLAMADCNIDGYMVPAKTHVLINVWAIGRDSSCWEDAEEFIPERFIDEGSDVGVNFKGNDFQLLPFGAGRRMCPGINLGIATVELMLANLMHHFDWELPLGVERKDINMTEVFGLTVCRMEKLLLVPKSCM